A part of Streptomyces sp. NBC_01210 genomic DNA contains:
- a CDS encoding ATP-binding protein, giving the protein MLSQTRLLTLTGPGGVGKTRLALRLAAHAQRSYPSGVFLVDLAAVETEQALTNAVLEVLGLNHGLGRLTPADLSERMRSKRILIVLDNCEHLLRPCAVLAHTLLEASPELQIIATSRQALGVDGEHLLNVAPLKAPDPDDASCDAAAGHNEALDLFTDRAAHVRGEFALTEADRRVAARICHRLEGVPLAIELAAARLRVLNCEQILRRLDDRFSLLTGGNNVRLPRQQTLRATMDWSFDLCGPQEQLLWARLSVFCGGFDLEAVEAVCSGDGLCREEILDVLAGLTDKSVLIRDECPSQVRYSMLETLRQYGHRRLCDSDELEILYRRHRDYYRALVLQAEAEWLTKQQAAWGVRLRRERSNLRVAMKFCLDEPGESEVGLELAASLWSHRVGAGGLAEERQWLARTLASETAPSRARAKALWADGWLALLCGDTAAAQGRVTECRALAQSLGDPQTNARADQLVGLAALFQDDFSRAVPLLDAALAQYRDHGDAGDSWATLFLLSLASCLGGDPRAAALAQECLDECEASGAQWSHAYALWVVGLHHWLRGEVRSAVRVLRKGLSIGQPSHNRLAAAQCLEVLAWARAKGGHGEEAAQLLGAAQGAWEQVGGTLPGVGQLLHHHAQCERQLRESLGDEDFTARVSAGTALGMEPAVARALGRASDRAAAPDVASKPVLTPREHEVALLLHQGLTDKEIAARLVISPRTAQGHVQRILHKLGFTRRAQVVAWIQERTKHHPAAPG; this is encoded by the coding sequence ATGCTGTCCCAGACCCGGCTGCTGACCCTGACCGGCCCAGGCGGCGTGGGCAAGACCCGCCTTGCCTTGCGACTCGCGGCCCATGCGCAGCGTTCCTACCCTTCAGGGGTGTTTCTGGTGGACCTGGCTGCGGTCGAGACAGAGCAGGCACTGACGAACGCAGTCCTGGAAGTTCTCGGCCTGAACCACGGCCTGGGACGTCTCACTCCTGCAGACCTGAGCGAGCGAATGCGCAGCAAGCGGATCCTGATCGTGCTCGACAACTGCGAGCATCTGCTCCGTCCGTGCGCCGTCCTCGCGCATACGTTGCTGGAGGCCTCCCCGGAGCTGCAGATCATCGCCACCAGTCGGCAGGCCCTGGGTGTCGACGGCGAGCATCTGCTGAACGTGGCACCGCTGAAGGCTCCGGATCCGGACGACGCCTCTTGCGATGCCGCGGCCGGGCACAACGAAGCGCTCGACCTGTTCACCGACCGAGCCGCCCATGTCCGTGGGGAGTTCGCACTGACGGAAGCGGACCGCAGGGTGGCAGCTCGGATCTGTCACCGTCTGGAGGGCGTTCCGCTGGCCATCGAACTGGCCGCCGCCCGTCTGCGGGTGCTCAACTGCGAGCAGATCCTCCGGCGTCTGGACGACCGTTTCTCACTCCTGACAGGCGGAAACAACGTCAGGTTGCCCCGCCAGCAGACCCTGCGGGCCACCATGGACTGGAGCTTCGACCTGTGCGGTCCCCAGGAACAACTGCTGTGGGCCCGTCTGTCCGTCTTCTGCGGCGGGTTCGACCTGGAGGCCGTGGAAGCGGTGTGCTCCGGCGACGGCCTCTGCCGCGAGGAGATCCTCGACGTGCTGGCGGGCCTGACGGACAAGTCCGTACTGATCCGGGACGAGTGCCCCTCGCAGGTGCGTTACTCCATGTTGGAGACACTTCGGCAGTACGGCCACCGACGGCTCTGTGACAGTGATGAGCTCGAGATCCTGTACCGGCGCCATCGCGACTACTACCGGGCCCTGGTCCTGCAGGCCGAGGCCGAGTGGTTAACCAAGCAGCAGGCTGCTTGGGGCGTCCGGCTCCGCCGAGAGCGGTCCAACCTCCGCGTTGCCATGAAGTTCTGCCTCGATGAGCCGGGAGAGTCGGAGGTCGGTCTTGAGCTGGCCGCATCTCTATGGAGTCACCGCGTCGGCGCGGGTGGCCTTGCCGAGGAACGCCAGTGGTTGGCCCGGACTCTCGCATCCGAAACAGCGCCCAGCCGCGCCCGTGCCAAGGCCCTGTGGGCTGACGGCTGGCTCGCCCTGCTGTGCGGGGACACCGCTGCCGCGCAGGGTCGCGTGACCGAGTGCCGCGCTCTGGCGCAGTCCTTGGGCGACCCGCAGACGAACGCCCGCGCCGATCAGCTTGTCGGGCTTGCCGCCCTCTTCCAGGACGACTTCTCCCGCGCTGTTCCCCTGCTGGACGCCGCCCTCGCCCAGTACCGCGACCACGGGGACGCCGGGGACTCGTGGGCCACACTCTTCCTTCTCAGCCTGGCCAGCTGCCTGGGCGGTGACCCACGTGCCGCCGCACTGGCCCAGGAATGCCTGGACGAGTGCGAGGCCAGCGGCGCCCAGTGGTCCCATGCCTATGCCTTGTGGGTCGTCGGGCTGCACCACTGGCTCCGAGGGGAAGTCCGGTCCGCGGTGAGAGTTCTGCGCAAGGGTCTGAGTATCGGCCAGCCGTCGCACAACCGGCTGGCTGCGGCCCAGTGCCTCGAGGTGCTGGCCTGGGCCAGGGCAAAGGGCGGTCATGGTGAGGAGGCCGCGCAGCTGCTCGGCGCAGCACAAGGCGCCTGGGAGCAGGTGGGCGGCACCCTGCCAGGCGTTGGGCAGCTGCTGCACCATCACGCCCAGTGCGAAAGGCAGCTGCGGGAGAGCCTGGGCGACGAGGATTTCACCGCCCGGGTGAGCGCTGGAACCGCACTGGGCATGGAGCCCGCTGTTGCCCGAGCGCTGGGCCGGGCGTCAGATCGCGCCGCCGCTCCGGACGTGGCCTCCAAACCGGTTCTCACTCCCCGGGAACATGAGGTGGCGCTCCTTCTGCACCAGGGGCTGACGGACAAGGAGATCGCCGCTCGGCTGGTGATCTCACCCCGCACCGCGCAAGGACACGTCCAACGCATTCTGCACAAACTCGGATTCACCCGCCGCGCCCAGGTAGTGGCCTGGATACAGGAACGCACGAAGCACCATCCCGCGGCACCGGGCTGA
- a CDS encoding RICIN domain-containing protein: METAEHAGPLPGLSPNYMASRTRLAQQGFFSAYLRGYANGASSRECRHLAAVLGEIVRGSLSHCSEDLEPHESSCESCLQARTDLSIIHSGQRAALSGALYWPVPSPSPASASDGIEDTAERSPGTEGADRPTPPAGGPRRFYAAHRFISNSPLRAAAMVAAIATVIAIAGVGLIQGGSDDAQTPLAQVTTVQVTTERDAVKTAAATAPTPHTSAVTVTAKTSTAPTRPKPTRAKPALPSAVPVGAPHPAGFQLVNKQSGLCVGIKGDSAGNDAVVQLQSCTSSAYQRWQRIAAGNNAYLLRNTGSDKCLDGTHGSGNDVRVVQWECHYDADGDQDVQLWVFAPETGASSYRLWFVPEVQGSDYSSHLLGPADWWPGDGPAGDGTYLMHMPNYYNEVSFVFTMNVGP, translated from the coding sequence GTGGAGACCGCCGAACATGCCGGGCCTCTGCCGGGCCTGTCGCCCAACTACATGGCTTCCCGGACCAGGCTCGCCCAGCAGGGTTTCTTCAGCGCGTACTTGCGGGGGTACGCCAACGGTGCCTCCAGCCGTGAGTGCCGTCACCTCGCCGCCGTGCTCGGTGAGATCGTGCGAGGGAGTCTTTCCCACTGCTCCGAGGACCTGGAACCGCATGAATCGAGCTGTGAGAGCTGCTTGCAGGCCCGGACCGACCTCAGCATCATCCATTCCGGCCAGCGTGCTGCTCTGTCAGGCGCGCTGTACTGGCCGGTGCCCTCACCCTCTCCTGCGTCCGCGTCGGATGGCATCGAAGACACGGCAGAACGGTCACCGGGTACCGAGGGCGCGGACCGGCCCACCCCTCCGGCAGGCGGCCCGCGCCGGTTCTACGCCGCCCACCGCTTCATATCGAACTCCCCTCTGCGTGCCGCAGCAATGGTGGCCGCGATCGCCACAGTGATCGCCATCGCGGGAGTCGGCCTGATCCAGGGGGGAAGCGACGACGCCCAGACGCCTCTGGCACAGGTAACCACCGTCCAGGTCACGACCGAGCGCGACGCGGTGAAAACCGCTGCGGCAACCGCGCCAACGCCTCATACCTCTGCCGTGACGGTGACCGCCAAGACCTCAACGGCGCCCACCAGACCCAAGCCCACTCGCGCGAAGCCTGCCCTCCCGTCCGCTGTCCCGGTGGGCGCCCCTCATCCAGCCGGCTTCCAGCTCGTGAACAAGCAGTCTGGGCTGTGTGTGGGCATCAAGGGCGACAGCGCCGGCAACGATGCCGTGGTGCAGCTCCAGAGCTGCACCAGCAGTGCCTACCAGCGCTGGCAGCGCATCGCGGCCGGCAATAACGCCTACCTGCTGCGCAACACAGGATCCGACAAGTGTCTTGACGGCACTCATGGCAGCGGAAACGACGTCAGAGTCGTCCAATGGGAGTGCCATTACGATGCCGACGGGGACCAGGACGTACAACTGTGGGTGTTCGCACCCGAAACGGGCGCTTCCTCCTACCGCCTGTGGTTCGTCCCCGAGGTTCAAGGGAGCGACTACTCATCGCACCTGCTCGGACCGGCGGACTGGTGGCCAGGAGACGGTCCTGCGGGGGACGGAACCTATCTCATGCACATGCCCAACTACTACAACGAGGTGAGTTTCGTCTTCACGATGAACGTCGGTCCATGA
- a CDS encoding SHOCT domain-containing protein — MTGQVNLAYDYPLLGAFWTVLWICLWGIWIFLLLRVFIDLFRDDSLNGWAKAGWCIFVIALPFLGVFVYLVARGRGMGQRELNQARAQQKAFDSYVRETAGTARLSATEELARLSEIKARGDLTDAEFRRAKEKILR; from the coding sequence ATGACTGGGCAAGTGAACTTGGCCTACGACTATCCGCTCCTGGGCGCATTCTGGACCGTACTGTGGATATGCCTGTGGGGCATTTGGATCTTCCTGCTCCTCCGGGTCTTCATTGACCTCTTCCGTGACGACTCCCTCAACGGGTGGGCCAAGGCAGGGTGGTGCATCTTCGTGATCGCCCTCCCCTTCCTCGGAGTCTTCGTATACCTCGTAGCTCGTGGCAGAGGCATGGGTCAGCGCGAACTGAATCAGGCCCGAGCCCAGCAGAAGGCGTTCGACAGCTATGTGCGCGAGACCGCCGGCACCGCCAGGCTGAGCGCGACCGAGGAACTTGCGAGGCTCTCGGAAATCAAGGCCAGGGGCGACCTCACGGACGCGGAGTTCCGGCGCGCCAAGGAGAAGATCCTGCGCTGA
- a CDS encoding sensor histidine kinase, with protein sequence MLQLPALEMFRNLQRERALTAVWLTDTPSSHEALDSQRPKTDAALATMGGLAEALKDAPLRSRVSFRPLADAIQRFPLQVLRKGIDTQSISGEQALSAFTQLINLEIKVTSEISAQVDDGSLVAAAAPLGLVVNAAEQIAREDTVLAPAMATGLLTHRARAEFIMATGTQRFLLAALSAQLSDRSRPAFQKITSSAAWKTMVSIENAVLGQPEVADGSGSVASAANAPPPSASRWDGALRQVSNDLDQFIQQSSGNLRALQTERASQIIRKSIAISAAGLAVVAVVAVLSWRIAQSLLRRMAGLREATLELAEGRLPTLVDRLNRNETIDVSEEAPELDYGHDELGQVVKAFNTVQRTAVRSAVALADVRHGLENVILGIARRTQNLVNRQLTLLDRLESEHQEPKVLQGLYELDSQASQIRRYQENLVITAGSQPGRRFTEPVSVVDVLRSAVGEVADYQRIAIYADETLRFAAHAVADLIHLLTELIDNAASFSPPEFPVAVNVEQASKGLVIQIEDRGFGMSEDGYAESNRRLAEPPPFDVFALAEDARVGLFVVAWLAARHHIEITLRASPFGGTSAIVLIPAKLVINAPSLKGATADVDRPGGTSLKAVVTAFPRPSALGSGPTATSDSGTPRSIPLPPLSPQQEPAERPTAAPFPGSPQPPPCLPQRVPQASGVKEPRRPCAPVSGPDPRPGPLPTPERLATTMAAFQRGSVHARDFGGPRSRPTSLPRRAPDDAPS encoded by the coding sequence ATGCTCCAGCTGCCGGCCTTAGAGATGTTCCGCAACCTGCAGCGGGAGCGTGCCCTGACCGCGGTCTGGCTCACTGACACTCCTTCCTCGCACGAGGCGCTGGACTCCCAGCGTCCGAAGACCGATGCCGCCCTGGCGACGATGGGTGGTCTGGCGGAGGCCCTGAAGGACGCCCCTCTGCGTTCCAGGGTCTCCTTCCGGCCGCTCGCCGACGCAATCCAGCGATTCCCCCTCCAAGTCCTGCGGAAGGGGATCGACACGCAGTCCATCAGCGGTGAACAAGCCCTCAGCGCGTTCACTCAACTCATCAACCTCGAGATCAAGGTGACGAGTGAGATCAGCGCCCAGGTCGATGACGGGTCCCTGGTGGCCGCGGCGGCGCCCCTGGGGCTGGTGGTGAACGCTGCGGAACAGATCGCGCGTGAGGACACTGTGCTCGCACCGGCCATGGCGACCGGTCTGCTCACCCATCGGGCACGGGCAGAGTTCATCATGGCCACGGGTACCCAGCGGTTTCTTCTGGCCGCACTGTCCGCCCAGCTCTCCGACCGGAGTCGGCCGGCATTCCAGAAGATCACAAGTAGTGCTGCCTGGAAGACCATGGTCTCGATCGAGAATGCGGTCTTGGGCCAGCCGGAGGTCGCTGACGGCAGCGGCTCCGTGGCGAGTGCGGCTAATGCCCCGCCGCCGTCGGCGAGTCGGTGGGATGGCGCTCTGCGCCAGGTGAGCAATGATCTCGATCAGTTCATCCAGCAAAGTAGTGGGAACTTGCGGGCACTTCAGACGGAACGGGCGAGCCAGATCATACGGAAGTCGATCGCCATCAGTGCCGCAGGACTCGCTGTAGTAGCTGTCGTGGCGGTCCTGTCGTGGCGCATTGCCCAGTCCCTGCTGCGGAGAATGGCAGGCCTGCGCGAGGCTACCCTTGAGCTTGCCGAGGGTCGTCTGCCCACGCTGGTCGATCGACTGAACCGCAATGAGACGATAGACGTCAGCGAAGAGGCGCCAGAACTGGACTACGGACACGATGAGTTGGGGCAAGTCGTCAAGGCGTTCAACACGGTGCAGCGGACCGCCGTCCGCAGCGCCGTGGCCTTGGCCGACGTCCGCCATGGGTTGGAGAATGTGATCCTGGGGATCGCCCGCCGCACGCAGAACCTGGTGAACCGACAACTCACCCTGCTGGACCGGCTGGAGAGCGAGCACCAGGAGCCCAAAGTTCTGCAGGGTCTCTACGAGCTGGACTCCCAGGCGAGCCAGATACGTCGATACCAGGAGAACCTTGTGATCACGGCTGGTTCCCAGCCAGGGCGCCGTTTCACCGAACCGGTCTCCGTCGTCGACGTGCTGCGCAGCGCGGTCGGGGAGGTTGCCGACTACCAGCGCATCGCCATTTACGCCGATGAAACGCTCCGGTTCGCTGCGCACGCGGTCGCCGACCTCATCCATCTGCTGACCGAACTCATCGACAACGCAGCGAGCTTCTCCCCGCCGGAGTTCCCTGTCGCGGTCAATGTCGAGCAGGCGAGCAAGGGCCTCGTGATCCAGATCGAGGATCGTGGCTTCGGGATGAGTGAGGACGGCTACGCCGAGTCGAACAGGAGGCTGGCAGAGCCGCCCCCCTTTGACGTCTTCGCCCTGGCTGAGGACGCTCGTGTGGGCCTGTTCGTGGTCGCCTGGCTCGCTGCCAGGCACCACATAGAGATCACACTGCGCGCCTCGCCGTTCGGCGGCACGTCCGCCATTGTCCTCATTCCGGCAAAGCTGGTGATCAACGCTCCCTCACTGAAGGGGGCTACGGCAGATGTCGACCGCCCCGGCGGCACCAGCCTCAAGGCAGTAGTGACCGCCTTTCCCAGACCCAGCGCTCTCGGCTCCGGGCCGACGGCGACCTCAGACAGTGGAACGCCCCGCTCCATCCCCCTGCCCCCACTGTCTCCGCAGCAAGAACCGGCGGAACGTCCGACAGCGGCGCCATTCCCTGGCTCTCCTCAGCCTCCCCCATGCTTGCCCCAGCGTGTTCCACAGGCTTCCGGGGTCAAGGAGCCGCGCCGCCCCTGCGCTCCCGTGTCAGGACCGGACCCGCGTCCGGGACCGCTGCCTACGCCCGAGCGCCTCGCCACGACCATGGCCGCGTTCCAACGCGGATCGGTACATGCACGCGATTTCGGCGGTCCTCGCTCTCGACCCACATCGCTCCCTCGAAGGGCCCCTGATGACGCCCCGTCCTGA
- a CDS encoding roadblock/LC7 domain-containing protein → MTPRPENLPANDTQVGLLLTSLVERVAHVRHAVVVSYDGLVVSRSSSVDRASSERLAATTSGLVSLGNGICADFAGGAVVQTLIEMQHGFVLLTSAGEGAYLTVLASAQADVGVVAFEMNMLVRKIGGLLSASPRIEPAS, encoded by the coding sequence ATGACGCCCCGTCCTGAAAACCTCCCAGCGAACGACACCCAGGTCGGCCTTTTGCTGACCAGTCTGGTGGAGCGAGTCGCCCATGTGCGCCACGCCGTCGTCGTCTCCTACGACGGACTGGTCGTCAGTAGGTCCAGCTCGGTCGACCGCGCCAGTTCGGAACGCCTCGCGGCCACGACGTCCGGACTGGTGAGCCTCGGCAACGGCATCTGCGCCGATTTCGCAGGCGGCGCTGTGGTCCAGACGCTGATCGAGATGCAGCATGGGTTCGTCCTTCTTACCTCGGCCGGGGAGGGCGCGTATCTGACGGTGCTTGCCTCCGCACAAGCAGACGTCGGCGTGGTGGCCTTCGAGATGAATATGCTCGTCAGGAAAATCGGCGGTCTGCTCAGCGCATCGCCGCGCATCGAACCAGCTTCGTGA
- a CDS encoding DUF742 domain-containing protein, with the protein MSQHTDQPGNGTSHDAVGRLVRPFTLVGGRTEPTRDIFTLITLITTARDPGPRRTRALPPEHRQIVQMCTMPKAVAEVAALLDLPVSVATILLSDLLDEGLITAHAPVSASEDGGLALLHRVRDGLARL; encoded by the coding sequence ATGAGCCAACACACCGATCAGCCCGGGAACGGGACATCGCACGACGCCGTCGGCCGCCTGGTGCGCCCTTTCACCCTCGTCGGCGGACGTACAGAGCCCACACGGGACATCTTCACGCTCATCACCCTCATCACCACGGCCAGGGACCCGGGACCTCGCCGTACTCGCGCACTTCCTCCGGAACACCGGCAGATAGTGCAGATGTGCACCATGCCGAAGGCTGTAGCCGAGGTCGCGGCCCTTCTCGACCTGCCGGTTTCGGTGGCCACCATTTTGTTGTCCGACCTGCTCGACGAGGGTCTGATCACCGCTCATGCACCAGTCAGCGCGTCGGAGGACGGAGGGCTCGCCCTGCTGCACAGAGTGAGGGACGGTCTTGCACGGCTGTGA
- a CDS encoding SpoIIE family protein phosphatase yields MDARQGTSEPRERSAARDARLVVDEQGAVAEWSAQAQELLGYPADEVLGRPVTALLSAGERSASAGLTEETPPPGERLAARHRDGHLLDVRAQVRLLVADGTVRWAVVLKAADGTDEQELDTALLRALLTDSPLGVQVLDPELRVVRMNLSAPGARGVVGVEAIGRLAREVAPGVIDDAAEQIIRSVLETGEPVIDFEYGGRPPTDPDHDHMYLVTLLPLKDENGSVLGVCITSQDVSERHRAQTRLALLVEAATRIGTTLEVTTTADELAVVSVPALADVVAVDVLDDVFHGEASPPGPVSAEALVRRAACRAAEGLDVQPAYAPDELVPTYPPFFTACLTDLQPRLLPDLKADRQWSTLEPHRAEIVRRAGMHSMMVVPLTARGVMLGIASFYRTRTTDPFDEDDLALATELAARAAVCIDNARQYTRERNAALILQRSLLPRRVPAQNAVEVAWRHEPSSNVGDWFDVIPLSGARVALVVGRLVGQSMQAAAEMGQLRSAINTLAAQDLAPDELLAQLNDLVTGQADAQPPDGTSAGTPLARATCVYAVYDPISRRCTFARAGGLSPVIIKPEGAVELPDVPFGPPLGSGRPPYETVEVELPVGSAIVLSTSSLVPGGDPQTVPAGLRQILANPHRPMEDTCDAVVRAHRDSGQDSITLLLARTKDLGEDQVAAWTLPNDPAVVTTARTLARRQLANWSLEELEPTTELIVSELVTNAIRYAGGPIHLRLVRDLTLICEVTDGSSTAPHLRHAYDTDEGGRGLFLIAQLTRRWGTRYAARGKTIWAEQALPLADHDEVEAA; encoded by the coding sequence ATGGACGCGCGACAGGGCACCTCTGAGCCCCGAGAACGGTCCGCCGCACGTGATGCCCGGTTGGTGGTGGACGAGCAGGGTGCCGTTGCCGAGTGGAGTGCGCAGGCGCAGGAGCTGCTCGGCTATCCGGCGGATGAGGTCCTGGGCCGCCCTGTGACGGCACTGCTGTCCGCCGGGGAGCGGTCGGCCTCCGCAGGCCTCACGGAGGAGACGCCGCCCCCTGGTGAACGGTTGGCCGCCCGGCATCGTGACGGGCACCTCCTCGATGTCCGCGCGCAGGTGCGCCTCCTGGTGGCAGACGGCACCGTGCGCTGGGCAGTGGTCCTGAAAGCCGCAGACGGCACCGATGAGCAGGAGCTCGATACGGCACTGCTGAGGGCGCTGCTGACCGATTCCCCGCTGGGAGTGCAGGTCCTCGACCCTGAGCTGCGGGTCGTCCGGATGAACTTGTCCGCGCCGGGAGCACGGGGAGTGGTGGGCGTGGAGGCCATCGGGCGCCTCGCTCGTGAGGTGGCTCCGGGCGTGATTGACGACGCTGCGGAGCAAATAATCCGATCGGTGCTGGAGACCGGTGAGCCGGTGATCGACTTCGAATACGGCGGCCGCCCCCCGACCGACCCTGATCACGATCACATGTACTTGGTGACGCTCCTGCCGCTGAAGGATGAGAACGGAAGCGTTCTCGGGGTGTGCATCACTTCGCAGGACGTGTCCGAGCGGCACCGGGCACAGACGCGCCTGGCCCTGCTGGTGGAGGCGGCCACCCGGATCGGTACGACGCTGGAAGTGACGACGACGGCGGACGAGCTGGCCGTGGTCTCCGTGCCGGCCCTTGCCGACGTCGTGGCTGTCGACGTCCTGGACGACGTGTTCCACGGTGAGGCGTCCCCGCCCGGGCCGGTGAGCGCCGAGGCGCTCGTGCGGCGCGCCGCTTGCCGCGCTGCCGAAGGGCTGGACGTTCAGCCGGCATACGCTCCGGACGAGCTGGTCCCGACCTACCCGCCGTTCTTCACCGCGTGCCTGACAGACCTGCAGCCCCGCCTGCTGCCTGACCTGAAGGCCGACCGCCAGTGGTCCACCCTTGAGCCTCACCGAGCCGAAATCGTGCGCAGGGCCGGCATGCACTCCATGATGGTCGTACCACTCACCGCCCGCGGTGTGATGCTCGGCATCGCCAGCTTCTACCGGACGAGGACCACCGATCCGTTCGATGAGGACGACCTCGCCCTCGCCACCGAACTCGCCGCCCGGGCGGCCGTGTGCATCGACAATGCGCGGCAGTACACGCGCGAGCGCAACGCCGCGCTCATCCTGCAACGCAGCCTGCTGCCGCGGCGCGTCCCGGCCCAGAACGCGGTGGAGGTGGCCTGGCGCCACGAGCCCTCCAGTAACGTCGGGGACTGGTTCGATGTCATCCCGCTCTCCGGCGCGCGGGTGGCTCTCGTGGTGGGGCGCCTGGTCGGGCAGAGCATGCAGGCAGCGGCGGAAATGGGCCAACTGCGCAGCGCCATCAACACCCTGGCCGCACAGGATCTGGCCCCCGACGAACTGCTCGCCCAGCTCAACGACCTGGTGACCGGCCAGGCCGATGCCCAACCTCCCGACGGCACCTCGGCAGGGACGCCTCTGGCACGGGCCACCTGTGTGTACGCGGTCTACGACCCCATCTCCCGACGCTGCACCTTCGCCCGGGCCGGCGGCTTGTCCCCTGTGATCATCAAGCCCGAAGGCGCGGTGGAATTGCCCGACGTCCCGTTCGGCCCACCGCTGGGCAGCGGCCGTCCGCCCTACGAGACCGTCGAAGTGGAACTACCGGTGGGAAGCGCCATCGTCCTGTCCACCAGCAGTCTCGTCCCGGGCGGGGACCCGCAGACGGTACCGGCCGGCCTGCGGCAGATCCTGGCCAACCCCCACCGGCCCATGGAAGACACCTGTGACGCCGTGGTCCGCGCACACCGGGACAGCGGGCAGGACAGCATCACGTTGCTGCTGGCACGCACCAAGGACCTCGGCGAGGACCAGGTGGCGGCCTGGACCCTGCCGAACGACCCCGCAGTCGTCACCACCGCCCGCACGCTGGCCCGTCGGCAACTCGCCAACTGGAGCCTGGAAGAGTTGGAGCCCACCACCGAACTGATCGTCAGCGAGCTGGTCACCAACGCCATCCGCTACGCCGGCGGCCCCATCCATCTGCGCCTCGTCCGCGACCTCACCCTCATCTGCGAGGTCACCGACGGCAGCAGCACCGCCCCACATCTGCGCCATGCGTACGACACCGACGAGGGCGGCCGGGGTCTCTTCCTCATTGCCCAGCTCACTCGCCGCTGGGGCACCCGATACGCCGCACGGGGCAAGACGATCTGGGCCGAGCAGGCCCTCCCCCTGGCCGATCACGATGAAGTCGAGGCTGCTTGA
- a CDS encoding LysR family transcriptional regulator, which produces MTLNLDQLVIFTQVIDCGGFSAAAQKLFMSQSTVSKQIRKLEASLRTTLVDRSGPTARATPAGEVLLTQAREILAMAERAVGAVHEASSLRQSRLVVGGTCSVGTYVLPSLILQFRQRFPALDCELVVTNAGDLAERLTTGEVGIGVSSGVPPVGEYVMEDLVPDPLVVVGRADHPLSGRPLTADELSSETFLLREPGSSTRTHTQEMLRRWGLGSAPQIDIWGTETIKQAVRVGLGISLMSRYAVAQDLQDGPFCVLDVRPSPLSRRVVVVYCRDRSLSAAELLMLLLVRASRW; this is translated from the coding sequence ATGACTCTGAACCTCGACCAGCTGGTGATCTTTACCCAGGTCATCGACTGCGGCGGCTTCTCGGCGGCCGCCCAGAAGCTCTTTATGAGTCAGTCGACGGTGTCCAAGCAGATCAGGAAGCTGGAGGCCTCGCTCCGGACGACGCTTGTGGACCGGTCCGGCCCCACCGCACGTGCGACGCCGGCCGGTGAGGTGCTGCTCACACAGGCCCGGGAGATCCTGGCCATGGCGGAACGGGCGGTAGGCGCCGTGCATGAAGCATCGAGCCTGCGGCAATCCCGTCTTGTGGTCGGGGGGACCTGCTCGGTGGGCACATACGTGCTGCCGTCGTTGATCCTGCAGTTCCGGCAACGCTTCCCCGCCCTGGATTGCGAGCTAGTGGTCACTAATGCCGGCGACCTGGCAGAAAGACTCACGACAGGGGAGGTCGGTATCGGGGTGTCCAGCGGAGTGCCGCCTGTCGGCGAGTACGTCATGGAGGATCTCGTGCCGGACCCCTTGGTCGTGGTGGGGCGCGCCGATCATCCGCTGTCCGGGCGGCCCCTCACAGCCGACGAATTGTCATCGGAGACGTTTCTGCTCCGGGAACCGGGGTCCAGTACCCGTACGCATACGCAGGAGATGCTGCGCCGATGGGGCCTGGGCTCGGCGCCGCAGATCGACATCTGGGGTACGGAAACGATCAAGCAGGCGGTCCGTGTCGGCCTCGGCATATCCCTGATGTCGCGGTACGCCGTGGCCCAGGACCTGCAGGATGGACCTTTCTGCGTACTGGATGTGCGGCCGAGCCCCCTGTCCAGGCGTGTGGTCGTCGTCTATTGCCGCGACCGGTCACTCTCCGCAGCCGAACTTCTCATGCTCCTGCTGGTGCGGGCGTCACGCTGGTGA